ctctgcccaggttcaagcgattcttgtgcctcagcctcctgaaaggtttagttttaatttctttcttaagaCAATTCTCCCTATTCTTTCTGCTCTCCACTCATAATTCTCAAGATGGCGTACAAATATTGCTATAACTATATATCAGGAAGTTTGAAGAAAGGTTCTGTTGGGCAATGGTTGATATActgattcataaaatatttactaaatggccaggtacagtggcccacacctgtaatcccagcactatgggaggccgaggcaggtggatcatgaggtcagatcgagaccatcctggccatggtgaaaccccatctctataaaaaaagaaaaaatttgctgAACATGTATTATGTGCCAGTAATTATACAGTGTTGTTATCTAGAAGGTATACATACAGACTTTGCTTTTGACAAAAGATTTTCACGAACATATTTAGAAAGCTTTTACAGTGTTACTTTTACTCATAATGTATTAATATCCTCAATTATGACTTCCCTTGTGGTAGGTTTTGAGAACATAATCTTCCTAGAAAgggaaaaagatatatatttatactatattcCCATTAATGGTAATTCGTGACCCAAACCAATGCCTACAAGGCAATtgctctagaagaaaaaaaaaaatcaatgataagTTCCAAATAACCGAGTATTCCATAACCAACTTTAGTTGTTTTtaatagtcatattttaaaaatgctataagCTTCACAgtttagaaactattttaaataccAGTCAAAGGCAATCTTCTGGAGCTCAATTTCTGAGTAAGAgtgaagaacatgaaaggaaTTTGGGAAATAATGGTAAAACCATGTCATTtctctcaaaaagaataaaatactgtcaCAGTTAGTAGTAAAATGTGCTATCCTGATTTTTCAGggatttgaaaaatattcttttagaaCTCTTTCCAAAGCCATTCCATGACAAATGCCAACACTTTCTTAAGCAGTCCCAACATTCAGCCAACTGAAAATTGCATCTTCCTTCATAACTAATGCTTTCTCATAAAGACCAACAAACTAAGTCTCGTTTCGTTAAGATGCTGTTAGTATTAATGGGTGTCTCTCCTGTGGTCCCTGTGTATCAATAGCCTAGGCAAACTTACAATAGACAGGTGTACACCTTAGTACAGGCAGAGCTATGTAAGTGACTTGCTCAGTCACATGCAGACTTCCTGTTCTGAGGCTTATCACTCTAACACagacccatttctttttttttttttttttttttgagacggagtttcgctcttgttacccaggctggagtgcaatggcgcgatctcggctcactgcaacctccgcctcctgggttcaggcaattctcctgcctcagcctcctgagtagctgggattacagacccatTTCTTTCCTGGGTAACCATTATTCCTTTGAGATAGATATTGGGTCTTCCTGGTTCTCCGAACAGGTATGACTGCCTTCCCATAAACCAACACCATGAATTCTAACTTGATCCCCTATTTCATTCTTAGCTGAGTCACCTTAAAGCTTGGAAGAATCAGGAAGGATCTTCACCTGGATAATGAATCCTTTACTAGCAGATCTATAGAGGTCAACCCAGTTGTTGCTTAATATCTCATTTTTTAGATGAACGAATATGGATTTTTTTGGTTGTCAACTGTTACTGTCTCCTCTTCACAGTACCACTTCCACAGGCTGGGAGCCTCCCCCATGGTAGCATGGTCAGGGCTGCCTCAAATATCCAGAGGCTACTTACACTTAGCACTACATCAGAAGTGTGCCACTTCACACTGAGAGGCAGTGTTTAAGAAAAACATCTCAATCTGCCAGCCAACGAGAAGGTAACAAGTCAGAAGGTGGGGCAGGGTGTAGTAAAGGGAACAGAAGTGCTAACTTCACAAACGCCTCTTCAAGCTGTAAGAGTCACATGGGAAGACAGCAGCAATGTGCAGGCTTTATCTGAAAAGCAGGAACTTCTTTCTACCCTGTATTCCCAGATGTCCACCTGGAGTAGGCTTTGCATTCCCTCAGCTCCCACCTCCATTTCTGGAAATATTCTTCTCAGAGTGCAGTAGCCAAGTCTCCTTCATCCTTCCCTCCAGGAACCCTACCTGCCCCTCTACTCCCAGTCATGCTCACTACAGAAACTGTCATAACCTAAATGCCAGTATTATTCACCACTATGTAGTTTCTGATGTCTGAAAAGGACTGAACTATGTCTGAAGAACTTTCCACACTCAATGCACTCATAAGGCTTCTCACCAGTGTGAATTCTGTAATGTTCACTAAGGTGTGCGTACTTGCGGAAGGTTTTCTCACACTCACTACATTTATAGAGCTTCTCACCAGTGTGAGTTCTATGATGTTCAGTAAGAGATGAACTATGAgcaaaggctttcccacattctttacatttatagGGCTTCTCTCCCGTATGAATTCTCATATGCTGAGTGAGGCAGGTGTTCTGATTAAAGCCCTTTCCACACTCATTGCATTTatagggtttttctccagtgtgacTTCTCTGATGCCGAATAAGGCAAATGCTCTGAATGAAGGCTTTACCACATTCACTGCATTTGTAGGGTCTCTCCCCTGTGTGTATTCTCTGATGTTTAGTGAGTGGGGTGCTCTGAGTAAACGCTTTgccacattccttacatttatatggtttttctccagtatgaattcgcTGGTGTTTAATAAGAGATGGGCTCTGAcaaaaggctttgccacattctttacatttatagggtttctctccagtatgaattctctgatgctgAGAGAGGTTTGCCTTTGTTTGGAAAGTTTTCCCACATTCATCACACTTATGGGGTTTTTCCccagtgtgaattctctgatgttgTGTAAGATTTGAGTGTTTTCGAAAAGAAGAGCCACATTCATTGCATATGTAAGGCTTCTCACCTGTGTGAATTCTCTGATGATGAATAAGGTGTGTATTCTGATTGAATGCCTTCCCACAGCTATTACATTTAtaaggcttctctccagtgtgaattctctggTGTTCAGTGAGATGTGAGTGATTGCGGAAGTAattcccacattcattacatttataaggtttctctccagtgtgaattctttgATGCTGAGTAAGAAATGATCGACATCGAAATGTTTTCCCACAATGCTCACATCCATATGGTTTCactccagtgtgaattctttgATGTTGAACAAGGAATGAACTACgactaaaggctttcccacatttcTCACATGCGTAGGGTCTCTCTCCAGTATGAGTTCTCTGATGTTGGGTAAGGGATGAGCTCTGAGTAAAGGTttttccacattcattacatttccACGATTTTTTCTGTGTGCAGAGAGTTGGACATTTACTTTGGTCTGAAATATCATTGCTGTGTATATTACTTGTTTCCCACTGATGCAGACTCTCTTCTGTAGAAACTCTGAGATGTGTAACAAGGCTTGAGGTCAAAAGCAAGCTTTTCTCTAAATTATATTCTTGACTGATAATTGTAGGGGGTGCTTCTTTGTGGATGAAAGTTATTGCCCCAAAACCTCCTTCCTGGAAAAGGCATGATCCAGGAATCTCTCTAGCAGAGTTTTCCTTCATGCCCTCACatgcatatttttcttcaaatgtagAATCCTGGTATTCATTCCCTTGGAAACTCTTTACTACTATGCCTGATGAGTCAGTTTTACAGACTTCTTGCTCTGGAACAGGCTTGTTCTTATTTACCCAGCCtgaaagaaaacagcagaatGAATATCTCCTGTACAAGGTAGAGTGAAGGCCCCTGAAACTGTTCAGACCTTAACTTTTGCAGACTACAGTAATGGCCTATGAGGAAGGACCAATAACAGCAAGTGTGGCAAGTAAGTTAGAATTGCAACTGGTGGAAGAGATGTGCATCAGGGTAATGTGATCACCATTAATGAGGAACTCCCATAGAAGAGGCAGCTACAGACACCCAGAAGCAAGAGAATAAGACAATGGagataaacaaaaaacaaccaacccaCAGGCTAAGATTAGGGCAAGACAGGAAACATGAATGGTTTGTATCCAGAGTGGAGAATGGGAGAATGTAAACGGGAAAATGCTGGaaataagaatgataaaattaTTGCTAGGGAAAAGCTGGCTCCAGAGATGTtcacccacccctgcccccaatAACCCTGTAAGAGACAGTTATTTTATCTCCTGAGCCTCACCCagcttctctactaaaatttccAAAGGCTTCCTGTTGGTTGGCTATTTCTCCCACTGCTTGTCTCTTGCTCACTCACCTGGACAAGTCTCTCTTgtaatctctctctcttcagcTCCTTGCATAGTCAACATCCACAGATCGATTTATCGCTTTGATTGGAAAACTCTTCAGGTTCGGAAATCTGAGAGCCCTgctcatggggaaaaaaaggtatgggaggaggaagggaataTTACTGTCCCagtaaacagaacaaaagaaaagagctGTTGCCTAGGGACACTATCCAATAACACACACAATACCTCTCAGGATAACAATGTGGAAGCAACCGCAAATCAGCATTGGCTCACAGCCTCCTAGGTTCACAAACCACAAGTGTTAGCTGTCCCAAAAATGGTAACAGCAGACTAGCATACTATTTCAACACTTGATAAATAAATCAGAATGTTATTTATCACCTTTTTATAATGACAAAGATTAAATGAATAGGAATATTCACATCAATTAGTACACCCTGTTCATCACATAATAATCTATATGAAAAGTCAGTTAAATAGTTAGAAGCTGTAGATCAAAATGTCCTCATAGCAAGGCTTGTGCATTAAGTCTGATTTACCCACTTCTACCAAATGTCAAGGACCTGAGATAGTGTTATGGAATGCTATCTAGTTGATACAAACTAGAGACACACTGATTGTCCTTTCTTCAGGATGCCATAtcaattaaaaagtttttcttcagGTATAGCTCAGTATCAGAGGACAGGCTgtagttaaaaagaaacaaaaataaatttaattgggAAATAAGTTTTGACTTATAAAAAGGTTGCAAAAATACCAGTTTCCTTAaatgttgccttttaaaaatgtcagtatCAAACTGTTTATTCAAAAACATCTCTCCATTTAACCTTGAAGTGAGAAGTAGAACAGGCAGCATTAttcaaggaaaaaaggaagatgcAGAGATGATTTTACCTAAGTCAAGAACTTCAAagacatgaaataataaaataagtctGCTCAAGTATATAATACACTTGGTCTTGTGCACTTCTCAGTGAAGTCTGTGCCACTGCATTGAGTTTTAAAGGCTTAAGAAGATCCTtggctgggagtagtggctcacatctgcaatcccaatactttgggaggccgagacaagtgaatcaggaattcgagaccagcctggccaacatggggaaaccctgtctctataagaatacaaaaattggccaggcatgatggtgggtgcctgtaatcccagccacttgggaggctatggtgggagaactgcttgaacctgggaggcagaggttgcagttagccaagattgtgccattgcactccagcctgggtgacagagcgagactctatttaaaaaaaaaaaaaaaaaaaaaaaaaaaaaaaaaaaaaaaagatcctcttTGAGTTTTCCTGATTCTCATTCACAGGAAGGACATAAAGGGACCTGTAAGGGACCTACTATACAAGCCTACAGAGACTTATGCAAGTCGATTGGGATTTGAGTGACTAATCAGTGCTAGACAACACTAGAAAAGGAAACCAGACACCCTGTCTGCCTCCAACTTGTGTCATAGCTGGACAAAGACATTAAATGTATGATTTCAAATATGGGAGTTACAAAACTGCAAACATAGGGTACTAATGAATGTAGAGCAGCGGGGCCCTATAGTCTGGGTCCCCTTTAGACATGTGAAAGGgaaaaatagagacaaaataGAACACACAAAAGTAATCAAGTTCAGTATGTTGGAGGAATAGAGGAGACATAGTAATGCTCAAGTATTAAGCACCAGAAATGAGACATAAAGCTTGAGGCAAGCCAGTTCAAACAGAACCCTAAAAACCATTTTAAGGACTTTACAttaaagtgaagagaaaaatataataggGATTTGAAAAAGTTTGATAAAAGACATGACATGGTTAGATCTGCTGTTTAAAGGAAACACATTCCTCTGTCCACAGCACAGAGGGTATGTGTAAAGGTGGGGAGTGGGAGGGTAAGGTGAAGGTGAAGGCTAGAAGATCCCTTGTAAGGCTATTTCGGTAGTCCAGTATGGGGACTGGATTAAGAGAAAGAATCAaccagaatgaatgaatattggTTGGAGGGGTGAGAGAGGGGGAAGTCAAGGATAATTAGCCAGTTTTGGATGATGACAGTCACCTTTAGTGACGAGTACACTGGTCTGGAAAGGAATAAGACATATTTAGTTTCAAATATCCAAATACAAAGTAGAACAGGGCATACATAgctgaaagagaggagagaggtatGGTCTGAAGAGTTTTAGacataaaaaaaagtaattgaaatcACAGGAATAACAGATAAAAACTTCAAAGCAATGTGGCTAAGAAAACTCCCAACAGTGAGTCTAAACAATTAAAagatctctaatcccagcaacgtgaggtagctcacacttgtaatccaagcactttacgaggccaaggtgggacaaTCAATttaggccagaagtttgagaccagcctaggcaacatagcaaaactgcatctctaaaaaaaacaaaaattagtttagTGTAGTGGTGTgtatctatagtcctagctactaaggtgggaggatcacttgagcccaggagtttgagactgcagtgagctattaatatgattgcctcactgcactccggcctgggcaacaaaacaagatcccatctaaaaataattaaataaaagatcTCTAAACCtctaagaaatgtaaataaaaataatttaatatatgataAAAGCAGCATTTCTAATCACACAAAGATAGATTATTCATAAATCAAGTTGGCACCATTGCtaacctggggaaaaaaaaaagtgcgaCTACTACATCATGCCACACATGAAAATACACCCAAACCAATTAAAgggttaaataaaagaaataacgccaaaaaataataaaatatgaccaATAATTCATTGTAGGGTTAGCGCTTTCAAGCATGATACAAAATGGATAggacaaaaattgataaatttgacAACATAAAAACAATACTCTATAtccaaaatacaaagaatattaaaagacaaacaagctttaaaaaagtatttttcagttATATATCAAGGGATAGACAGACCTAATAAACACTtcttaaaaatgagtaagaaaaaaagacgaaccgagagaaaaatggaaaatacaaaaaatgcacCAAGAATTACAAAAggccaataaacacattaaaagttCCATCTTTGTGGTaaacaaagaaatggaagctggaagaatgaaaaatcattttttacatcaaactggaaaatctatttttaatgctACACTCAAGATTCAGAAAGGTGTAAGGAAAGAGTTTCTAACACACTGGTGGGAATGCAAGTTGGTTCCATCTTTCTGGAGCTAATCTGACAATATACATCAGGTCTGAAGGTTGTAGTTTCAGTTATAGTGGGGATGTTATGATCAACATTTTGTGGATACAGCAATTCAGAACAGAATGCTCATTTTGTATATATGCCACCTGTAGTGTACCTCAGAGTCATCAGTATGCCGTAAGAAATGACTATATGCTGGCTGGGaatgttggctcaagcctgtaattccagcactttgagaggacaaggtgggcagatcacaaggtgaggatatcaagaccatcctggccaacatggtgaaaccccatctttactaaaaacaaaaaaattagctgggcatggtggctacctggctactcagctactcaggaggctgaggcagggtaattgcttgaaccctggaggtggaggttgcagtgagccaagactgcaccactgcactccagcctggcaacagaatgacactccatctcaaaaaaaagactataTTCTTTGACTTAGTAATTCTACTAATGAACTTTCTCAGAAATATGTAACTttccagagagaagagaaacagaattcTCCTGATACCTgtaaaaatatttcctgaaatgtacatggaaataaaagtttttctatTGGTAGACACTGAAGATTACCAAATTATGGTACTTCTAGTTGGTGAAAATTATTTAGACATAAagataagtaaaaatgaaaatatgtgattattggggaaaatatttatgCCATAAATAGAAAAACCCAGGATAGTAACACTTCAAGTATTAACATAATGTAAAACATATGTttgttaaaatatacatgtgacatgcctgtggttccagctactcgggagggtgagatgggaggatcacttgagcctgagaggcagaggttgaagtgaactctgatagcaccactgcactccagcctgagtgacagagcaagactctgtgtcaaaaataaagaaataaaaataaagaaataaaataataaattgtgaaTAATTTTCCCGAATATCCTCTATTATCTATATTTTGCTacacttttaagaaaatgaacaaatctgtAAGAACATATAGCAAATTATTTATTGTGATCATTTCTGAGgaataaaattatagtaaactTTTGCCTTAGGGCCTTTTtgcaatatttgaaaattttcccaTAGGAATAAATAACTTCTGCAatcaaagaaaaagtcaaaaagtataATCGGAAATGGTACAGAGATTTATGTACAAAGATCAAACTATTACTACAACTGTAAGATAAACAGGCAAACAAACATTGATAGACTAGCAAAGATAGATTAGAAAAGTATTAAAATCATAATTTCAAAGAACATTCATGAGAAAATATATTACGTTAAAACAGGAAGAtacaaaacactaaaataaaaacaataaatatgcacacatatattggGACtaagtaagcactcaataaacagAAACTATTGTTAATAAACAGataaaacatacacattttaaaaagacataaggAAAACCCACCAATATTAACACACTTATCTCTATGTCAGTTAATGGTTCACTTCAGTTTGTCCTTTATACTCTTCTATGTATTTTACTTCTCCTTCAATAAACACGTATTACTTTTATAGATagaaaaagttactttttaaaaacccagaaacaaaaacaaaaacaaaatgtcagaTCTAATGGCTATGGTATTGGCTTCCTACCCACAAGATGACAGTAGATTGGACTGGGAGTCAGGAAAGTCTGCTCTGCCAATAGCCCATGTGAATGGGCCTACATGACAGGCTATTCATCTGAAAAGGGTGACAAATTAGATAATATTTATGTGTCATTCCAGCTCTGATAATCTGTGAATCCTTGACGAGTTAATTCACATAAAGCATTCACATAAACCATATTTTATCACATAGATAAAAAGATATCTACTCGATGGCAGGCACTCAATAGGGGTTAGATGCCATTATGGTTGATACTAAAACTTGCAGACAAAGAAAGACATCTTGGTGATGACCACATCCTTCCAATCACGGATCATCTGAGCTGTCAGCAGTTTGTCTATGCCAAGGGTcagcaaaccttttctgtaaTAGGGCAGAAGgtaaatttgtttaggtttaATGGGCTAAATGGGATACATAGTCTCTGTCTCAACTATTCAATTTTGCCTTTGTAATTTgaaaacatatatgtaaaatatatgtttgtTAAAACATACATGTGACAtg
The genomic region above belongs to Saimiri boliviensis isolate mSaiBol1 chromosome 8, mSaiBol1.pri, whole genome shotgun sequence and contains:
- the ZNF502 gene encoding zinc finger protein 502; amino-acid sequence: MLTMQGAEEREITRETCPGWVNKNKPVPEQEVCKTDSSGIVVKSFQGNEYQDSTFEEKYACEGMKENSAREIPGSCLFQEGGFGAITFIHKEAPPTIISQEYNLEKSLLLTSSLVTHLRVSTEESLHQWETSNIHSNDISDQSKCPTLCTQKKSWKCNECGKTFTQSSSLTQHQRTHTGERPYACEKCGKAFSRSSFLVQHQRIHTGVKPYGCEHCGKTFRCRSFLTQHQRIHTGEKPYKCNECGNYFRNHSHLTEHQRIHTGEKPYKCNSCGKAFNQNTHLIHHQRIHTGEKPYICNECGSSFRKHSNLTQHQRIHTGEKPHKCDECGKTFQTKANLSQHQRIHTGEKPYKCKECGKAFCQSPSLIKHQRIHTGEKPYKCKECGKAFTQSTPLTKHQRIHTGERPYKCSECGKAFIQSICLIRHQRSHTGEKPYKCNECGKGFNQNTCLTQHMRIHTGEKPYKCKECGKAFAHSSSLTEHHRTHTGEKLYKCSECEKTFRKYAHLSEHYRIHTGEKPYECIECGKFFRHSSVLFRHQKLHSGE